The uncultured Hyphomonas sp. genome includes a window with the following:
- a CDS encoding VOC family protein, producing the protein MKPALFEHVNVTVSDPKKTAAMLVDLFGWHVRWEGPSKYDGYTVHVGTDDEYIALYALPKQDRPEQESYYRTGAVNHFGILVDDLDAAEQRILKAGIKTHSHQTYDPGSRFYFHDHDGIEWEVVSYA; encoded by the coding sequence ATGAAACCCGCCCTCTTCGAACATGTGAACGTCACCGTGTCAGACCCGAAGAAGACCGCCGCCATGCTGGTGGATCTGTTCGGCTGGCATGTGCGCTGGGAAGGCCCGTCGAAATATGACGGCTACACCGTGCATGTCGGCACCGATGACGAATATATCGCCCTCTACGCCCTGCCGAAGCAGGACCGTCCGGAGCAGGAAAGCTATTACCGTACCGGCGCGGTGAACCATTTCGGCATTCTGGTCGACGATCTGGACGCCGCCGAGCAGCGCATCCTGAAGGCCGGCATCAAGACACACAGCCACCAGACCTATGATCCAGGCAGCCGTTTTTACTTCCACGACCATGACGGCATTGAGTGGGAGGTCGTCAGCTATGCTTGA
- a CDS encoding gamma-glutamyltransferase family protein, whose product MKASRIFAAVSLAIGLSACATPDPATDVVEEEIVVTETVPVVEPTPPGPGDRVPSGRTVGVRSAVVAPHAAAATAHPLATQTALDVMKRGGSAVDAAIAANAMLGLVEPTANGIGGDFFAIIWDPETQKLYGYNGSGRSAKSATLAQIQAKSDEFGDGVHIPNFGAAAVTVPGTVDGWFAVHEKFGKLPIADDLKPAITYAREGAPIPEVISYYWSFGPKRYEPAYESGMLEEYDNAVATYFSPPPHEGTIFHNPDLADTLTKIAEGGRDAFYKGELAERMDAYFQRIGGFLRYEDFATHTGNWVEPECVTYREDYKVCELPPSTQGIAALQMLQMLEKFDLRSMGYGSADSIMAQVEAKRLAFADRAKGYADPDFSGIDPSVFIADGYNAKRAGLIDLSQAMPNVNAGMDFPAADKKLEHGDTTYLTVADENGMMVSLIQSNFMGMGSGLVADHLGFMFQNRGQLFSLDPAHPNVWEPGKRPFHTIIPAFAFKKDMPGCQVRAMPIDQACPFEPWLSFGLMGGGMQPQGHVQMILNLVDFDMGLQESGDAARWEHRGGCEPTDKFDDAACEAEVGTVLLESGIPPETRAELEARGFKVQCCQANGGGYQAIMRDFDTGAYMAATEMRKDGVADGY is encoded by the coding sequence ATGAAAGCGTCCCGGATATTTGCAGCGGTCTCGCTGGCAATCGGACTTAGCGCATGCGCGACCCCGGACCCGGCCACAGACGTGGTCGAGGAAGAGATCGTGGTGACGGAAACCGTGCCCGTGGTGGAGCCAACTCCGCCCGGCCCCGGTGACCGGGTGCCCTCCGGGCGGACTGTGGGCGTGCGCTCCGCCGTCGTCGCCCCGCACGCGGCGGCTGCCACGGCTCACCCGCTGGCCACGCAGACCGCGCTGGACGTGATGAAGCGCGGCGGCTCTGCCGTCGATGCGGCCATCGCGGCCAATGCCATGCTTGGCCTGGTAGAGCCGACCGCGAACGGCATTGGCGGTGACTTCTTCGCCATCATCTGGGACCCGGAAACGCAGAAGCTCTACGGCTACAATGGCTCCGGCCGCAGCGCGAAGAGTGCGACGCTCGCGCAGATCCAGGCCAAGTCTGATGAATTTGGTGACGGCGTACACATCCCGAATTTCGGCGCGGCGGCAGTGACTGTTCCGGGTACGGTGGATGGCTGGTTCGCGGTGCATGAGAAGTTTGGTAAGCTGCCGATTGCCGACGACCTGAAACCCGCCATCACCTATGCCCGCGAGGGCGCGCCGATCCCGGAAGTGATTTCCTATTACTGGAGTTTCGGTCCGAAGCGATACGAGCCGGCCTATGAGAGCGGCATGCTGGAAGAATATGACAATGCGGTCGCGACGTATTTCTCGCCGCCCCCGCATGAAGGCACGATCTTCCACAATCCGGACCTCGCCGACACGCTGACCAAGATTGCCGAGGGCGGACGCGATGCCTTCTACAAGGGCGAACTGGCCGAGCGGATGGACGCCTATTTCCAGCGCATCGGCGGCTTCCTGCGCTATGAGGATTTCGCCACGCACACCGGCAACTGGGTTGAGCCGGAATGTGTGACCTATCGCGAAGACTATAAAGTCTGCGAACTGCCGCCCAGCACGCAGGGCATCGCCGCCCTGCAGATGTTGCAAATGCTCGAAAAGTTTGACCTGCGCTCGATGGGCTATGGCTCAGCCGACTCGATCATGGCGCAGGTGGAAGCCAAACGCCTCGCCTTCGCTGACCGCGCCAAGGGATATGCCGATCCGGACTTTTCCGGCATCGATCCGTCCGTGTTCATTGCAGATGGCTATAACGCAAAGCGCGCCGGTCTGATCGATCTCAGCCAGGCCATGCCCAATGTCAATGCGGGCATGGACTTCCCCGCCGCCGACAAGAAACTCGAACACGGCGACACGACCTACCTCACCGTCGCCGATGAGAACGGCATGATGGTGTCGCTGATCCAGTCGAACTTCATGGGCATGGGGTCCGGCCTTGTGGCGGACCATCTGGGCTTCATGTTTCAGAACCGGGGCCAGTTGTTCAGCCTCGACCCGGCCCACCCGAACGTGTGGGAGCCGGGCAAGCGGCCCTTCCACACGATCATTCCGGCCTTTGCCTTCAAGAAGGACATGCCGGGCTGTCAGGTGCGCGCCATGCCGATCGATCAGGCCTGTCCGTTTGAGCCATGGCTGAGCTTCGGCCTGATGGGCGGCGGCATGCAGCCGCAGGGTCATGTCCAGATGATCCTGAACCTTGTCGACTTCGACATGGGCCTGCAGGAATCCGGCGACGCTGCGCGCTGGGAACACCGGGGCGGCTGTGAGCCTACGGACAAGTTCGATGACGCAGCCTGCGAAGCCGAAGTCGGCACGGTCCTGCTGGAAAGCGGCATCCCGCCGGAAACCCGCGCCGAACTGGAAGCGCGCGGCTTCAAGGTCCAGTGCTGCCAGGCCAATGGCGGCGGCTATCAGGCGATCATGCGCGACTTCGACACTGGCGCCTACATGGCGGCAACCGAAATGCGCAAGGATGGTGTTGCCGACGGGTACTAA
- a CDS encoding VOC family protein gives MSPPRLRQLVIAANSLDTADTLQSVLGLGEPFPDPGVGEFGLVNAVFAIGDQFLEVVVPTADKAPARRFIDRGGEGGYMAIFQTDDMAALRTRVDGLGIRRVWNVDLPDISASHLHPADIGGAIVSVDEPRPAGSWRWGGPGWRDRSAAGRFTHAVLETPDPDALAQKWGLVFGLTADRRRLFLADAVLHFTEGPADRMIEFGFDLPDADQAIARAKEKDLPVEGRSISMAGITLKLGG, from the coding sequence ATGAGCCCACCGCGCCTGCGCCAGCTTGTGATTGCTGCAAACAGTCTCGACACCGCTGACACATTGCAGAGTGTTCTTGGGCTCGGCGAGCCGTTTCCGGATCCCGGCGTGGGCGAATTCGGCCTCGTGAATGCCGTGTTCGCGATCGGTGACCAGTTCCTGGAAGTCGTGGTGCCGACGGCCGACAAGGCGCCGGCGCGGCGTTTTATCGACCGGGGCGGCGAGGGCGGCTATATGGCGATCTTCCAGACCGACGACATGGCTGCGCTGCGCACCCGCGTCGACGGACTGGGCATACGCCGCGTCTGGAATGTCGACCTGCCGGATATTTCCGCCAGCCATCTTCACCCGGCAGACATCGGCGGGGCCATCGTTTCAGTGGATGAGCCACGTCCGGCGGGCAGCTGGCGCTGGGGCGGTCCCGGCTGGCGTGATCGATCTGCTGCCGGACGATTTACGCATGCCGTCCTGGAAACACCTGACCCGGATGCACTGGCGCAAAAATGGGGGCTCGTCTTCGGCCTCACGGCCGACAGGCGCCGCTTGTTCCTTGCCGATGCCGTGCTCCACTTCACGGAAGGGCCTGCCGACCGGATGATCGAATTCGGCTTCGATTTGCCGGATGCGGACCAGGCGATTGCGCGCGCAAAAGAAAAGGACCTGCCGGTTGAAGGCAGGTCCATCTCGATGGCTGGCATTACCCTGAAACTGGGCGGTTAG
- a CDS encoding cation diffusion facilitator family transporter, whose protein sequence is MSCDLNTKTPDASHAHAHEHGHDHAHGHDHGHGHGHSHDHADMTTADSRKRVAIAAVLTASFMLAEVTGGLISGSLALLADAAHMLTDAGSLALAWVGYKLAERPADPARSYGFGRMKVLAAFTNGIALVALACWIVWEAIHRLLDPAPVLGGIMLWVAIGGLVVNVLAAWVLHGGDKHDLNLQGALWHVIGDLLGSVAAIAAAIVILTTGWTPADPILSVLVALLVLVAGVRIARQSGHILLEGTPDGLSPEDIRADLIDHVGNVASVSHIHAWALTESKPLITLEVTAVKGACTETLRRDVKARLAERFDVSHATVEVVSEPC, encoded by the coding sequence ATGAGTTGCGACCTGAACACGAAGACGCCGGACGCGTCCCACGCTCATGCCCATGAGCACGGGCATGATCACGCGCATGGGCATGACCACGGACACGGCCATGGGCATTCCCATGACCATGCCGACATGACGACGGCGGATTCCCGCAAGCGAGTCGCCATTGCGGCGGTCCTTACGGCCAGCTTCATGCTGGCGGAGGTGACCGGCGGCCTGATCTCAGGTTCGCTCGCCCTGCTAGCGGATGCGGCGCATATGCTGACCGATGCCGGGTCTCTGGCCCTCGCCTGGGTTGGCTACAAGCTCGCCGAACGCCCGGCAGATCCGGCCCGCTCCTATGGCTTCGGGCGAATGAAAGTTCTTGCCGCCTTCACCAACGGCATCGCCCTCGTCGCGCTCGCCTGCTGGATCGTCTGGGAAGCCATTCACCGCCTGCTGGACCCTGCGCCCGTGCTGGGCGGGATCATGCTGTGGGTCGCCATTGGTGGTCTGGTCGTGAACGTGCTGGCCGCCTGGGTGCTGCATGGCGGCGACAAGCATGATCTGAACCTACAGGGCGCCCTGTGGCATGTTATCGGAGACCTGCTCGGCTCCGTGGCCGCCATCGCCGCGGCCATCGTCATTCTGACCACGGGCTGGACGCCAGCCGACCCGATCCTGTCGGTCCTCGTGGCGCTGCTGGTCCTCGTCGCCGGCGTCCGGATCGCCCGGCAGTCCGGCCATATTCTGCTCGAAGGCACGCCGGACGGCCTGTCGCCAGAAGACATCCGGGCCGACCTGATCGATCATGTCGGCAATGTCGCCAGTGTCTCGCATATCCATGCCTGGGCCCTGACCGAATCAAAGCCTCTGATCACGCTGGAAGTGACCGCGGTGAAAGGCGCCTGCACCGAAACCCTGCGCCGGGATGTCAAAGCCCGCCTCGCCGAGCGGTTCGATGTTTCCCACGCCACCGTGGAAGTGGTTTCGGAGCCCTGCTGA
- the trxB gene encoding thioredoxin-disulfide reductase → MAETKHAEILILGSGPAGWTAAVYGARALRDVLVVTGIQPGGQLTITTEVENYPGFTEIQGPDLMVKMQAHAEAMGAKVENDHIAEVDFDSRPFKAIGESGTVYTADSVVISTGAQAKWLGLPTEEKFKGFGVSACATCDGFFYRGRDVLVVGGGNTAVEEALFLTNFASKVTVVHRRDSFRAEKILQERLLKNPKVEVIWDHVLEEVVGEENPPGVTGATIKNVKTGEETLVPVHGVFIAIGHAPSTELFKGKLAMKDNGYLITKPGTPQTEIPGVFAAGDVTDETYRQAVTAAGMGCMAALDAERFLSEQEAAAETVAAE, encoded by the coding sequence ATGGCCGAGACAAAACACGCTGAAATCCTCATCCTCGGCTCCGGCCCGGCCGGCTGGACGGCCGCCGTCTATGGCGCCCGCGCCCTGCGCGATGTGCTGGTCGTCACCGGCATCCAGCCCGGCGGCCAGCTGACCATCACCACCGAAGTGGAAAACTATCCCGGTTTCACGGAAATCCAGGGCCCGGACCTGATGGTGAAGATGCAGGCACACGCCGAAGCCATGGGCGCGAAGGTCGAGAACGACCACATCGCTGAAGTCGACTTCGACAGCCGCCCGTTCAAGGCCATCGGCGAAAGCGGCACCGTCTACACCGCAGATTCCGTCGTGATCAGCACTGGCGCCCAGGCCAAATGGCTGGGCCTGCCGACGGAAGAGAAGTTCAAGGGCTTCGGCGTCTCCGCCTGCGCCACCTGCGACGGTTTCTTCTATCGCGGCCGTGACGTCCTGGTCGTTGGCGGCGGCAACACAGCTGTGGAAGAAGCGCTGTTCCTGACGAACTTCGCCTCCAAGGTCACCGTCGTACACCGCCGTGACAGCTTCCGCGCCGAGAAGATCCTCCAGGAACGCCTGCTGAAGAACCCGAAAGTCGAAGTGATCTGGGATCATGTGCTCGAAGAAGTCGTCGGGGAAGAAAATCCGCCCGGCGTAACCGGCGCGACGATCAAGAATGTAAAGACCGGCGAGGAAACGCTCGTCCCCGTCCATGGCGTCTTCATCGCCATCGGCCACGCCCCGTCGACGGAGCTGTTCAAAGGCAAGCTGGCCATGAAGGACAATGGCTATCTCATCACCAAGCCCGGCACGCCGCAGACAGAGATCCCCGGCGTGTTCGCCGCCGGCGACGTGACCGACGAGACCTATCGCCAGGCCGTAACAGCAGCGGGCATGGGCTGCATGGCCGCGCTGGACGCCGAACGCTTCCTCTCAGAGCAGGAAGCCGCTGCTGAGACGGTCGCAGCGGAATAA
- a CDS encoding FkbM family methyltransferase produces MARRSEEILATSNNTQFERQKTPAISLDSIVSKMKLDTVNFIRCDIEDAECLMLEGSKMTIEQHLPAFLIEIHTFSLQSNFNRNPSTMLNYFLDIGYEAWRLSDDDSELIRTNELGQ; encoded by the coding sequence ATGGCCCGGAGATCTGAGGAAATTCTTGCAACATCAAACAACACTCAGTTTGAGCGGCAGAAGACTCCCGCAATCTCGCTGGATTCCATCGTCTCGAAGATGAAACTTGATACTGTTAATTTCATTCGCTGCGATATTGAGGACGCTGAGTGCCTGATGCTCGAAGGCAGCAAAATGACTATTGAACAGCACCTTCCCGCCTTCCTTATTGAGATCCACACATTCTCCCTACAGAGTAATTTCAACCGAAATCCGTCGACCATGCTGAACTATTTTCTGGACATAGGGTATGAAGCATGGCGTTTGAGCGATGACGATTCCGAACTCATCCGCACAAATGAGTTGGGTCAATAA
- a CDS encoding calcium-binding protein — protein sequence MPNYYYGTSGNDTHNGNGAVDIMYGHAGNDTLRGNGGNDILYGEDGADTLQGGDGQDTLYGGNGNDPYLRGGGGSDWIYGEAGNDSIIGDDGHDYMSGGNGNDNLQGGNGDDVGYGDAGDDHIYGGSGADWLFGGEGNDYLYGGSDSDHLIGGAGADVIFSEGGYDRIYFAADDIASGVGGKWDTIADYNTSKDVIVLDQNITILSTTSVTDAYFGVGVQVSTNHGYFYVYDSDHYLAANQISYQTYAPGSADDPYADPHGGPAGDGSDYGHG from the coding sequence ATGCCAAACTACTATTATGGAACAAGCGGGAACGACACCCATAACGGAAATGGTGCTGTAGACATCATGTACGGGCATGCCGGTAACGACACGCTGCGCGGGAATGGCGGTAACGACATCCTTTATGGTGAAGATGGAGCCGATACGCTTCAGGGTGGCGATGGTCAGGACACGCTTTACGGAGGCAACGGCAACGACCCGTATCTTCGCGGAGGCGGTGGCAGTGACTGGATCTACGGCGAGGCAGGCAATGATTCCATTATCGGCGATGATGGCCACGATTATATGAGTGGTGGAAACGGAAACGACAATCTGCAAGGCGGAAATGGAGATGACGTTGGATACGGTGACGCTGGTGATGATCACATTTATGGAGGCAGTGGAGCAGATTGGCTGTTCGGTGGAGAGGGAAATGACTATCTGTATGGCGGAAGCGATAGTGACCATTTAATTGGCGGTGCTGGCGCAGACGTAATCTTTAGTGAAGGTGGCTACGATAGAATTTACTTTGCCGCTGATGATATTGCTTCGGGTGTTGGCGGGAAGTGGGACACAATTGCTGATTACAATACTTCAAAGGACGTTATAGTCTTGGATCAGAATATTACTATTCTGTCGACAACTTCCGTGACCGATGCATATTTTGGAGTCGGCGTTCAGGTTAGCACTAATCACGGGTATTTCTACGTTTATGATTCTGATCACTATCTTGCGGCCAACCAAATCAGCTATCAGACTTATGCGCCTGGCTCTGCCGATGATCCATATGCCGATCCGCATGGTGGGCCAGCCGGTGATGGCTCTGACTACGGCCACGGTTGA
- a CDS encoding FkbM family methyltransferase, with amino-acid sequence MPFELGEQTGLVNISIQIKKKGGVGIGWAYIGDDADLRDRFEVKKALLSIVRLDDVMARMDFGPVSLIKVDVEGGELNALKGALGLITSQKPAILCEIDGGEHRFGSCSQELSDFLSKLGYVPHGLETSEVLKASELEKIHFSLLSECLLSFPS; translated from the coding sequence ATGCCTTTCGAGCTTGGCGAACAAACGGGTCTTGTTAATATCAGTATACAAATCAAGAAGAAAGGTGGAGTGGGAATTGGCTGGGCGTATATTGGCGATGATGCTGACCTGCGGGACCGTTTCGAAGTCAAGAAAGCGCTCCTATCAATCGTTCGCCTGGATGATGTGATGGCCCGCATGGATTTCGGGCCGGTCAGCCTGATCAAGGTCGATGTCGAAGGAGGGGAACTGAACGCACTGAAGGGGGCGCTCGGCCTCATTACTTCCCAGAAACCTGCAATTCTTTGTGAGATTGATGGGGGTGAGCATCGGTTTGGGTCCTGCTCTCAGGAATTGTCCGATTTCCTTTCTAAGCTTGGTTATGTTCCGCATGGCCTCGAAACAAGTGAGGTTCTGAAGGCCAGTGAGCTTGAAAAAATACATTTTTCCTTGCTGTCTGAGTGCCTGCTTTCATTTCCTTCATGA
- a CDS encoding HlyD family type I secretion periplasmic adaptor subunit, translated as MRTVPLRLSDNPADAEGELQFRLKRILFGRTMIVLFVMLAGFLLWAIFAPLAGGAIASGQVVIDGERIPIQHQEGGLLDKVSVREGDFVGQGQVLAVVKSKALTAKRNAATLNLFSLQVTEARLIAERDGEQNIAISADHIDGDLRGRAQDAIREAKDLLQKNNSLFETQMDMLSAQEAQTRSQLAGLRAQLQSLDEQITSLQDDMEAQRTLLEKGLTRLPAYRQYERQFAASKGQRKFTESEITRLEAALQEISSNRAAKAAEKNQRIASELTETKSRIIQAVEELSYLEDAFERSVIKSPVAGQVINVAYDAPGSIIPSGGQLMEIVPPDPKVIIEAHVAPKDVENLRAGGTAVLNFPGLSRREMPRITGRLTSLSDDVIVDPNAGKPYYLARVEVPFEDEHVSHALELVRPGMPVEVTLVTKSRTLAEYLIEPIAESYSKAFVSN; from the coding sequence ATGCGCACCGTGCCTCTTAGGCTCTCAGACAATCCGGCAGACGCCGAAGGGGAATTGCAGTTCCGTCTAAAGCGTATCTTGTTTGGACGTACAATGATTGTTCTGTTTGTGATGCTCGCGGGATTCTTGCTGTGGGCGATTTTTGCCCCCCTGGCGGGGGGGGCAATCGCCTCCGGACAAGTGGTGATCGATGGGGAGCGTATCCCGATCCAGCATCAGGAAGGCGGGCTGCTCGACAAAGTCTCCGTGCGCGAGGGCGATTTTGTAGGGCAGGGACAAGTTCTCGCAGTTGTCAAATCCAAGGCGCTGACGGCCAAGAGGAATGCAGCAACTCTGAATTTGTTTTCACTACAGGTGACTGAGGCGCGTTTGATTGCAGAGCGCGACGGCGAGCAGAATATTGCCATTTCAGCAGACCATATTGATGGGGACCTGCGCGGAAGAGCCCAGGATGCCATCCGCGAAGCAAAGGACCTGCTGCAGAAGAATAACAGTCTGTTTGAAACCCAGATGGATATGCTTTCAGCGCAGGAAGCCCAGACAAGATCTCAACTTGCTGGTCTTCGGGCGCAACTCCAAAGCCTTGATGAACAAATCACATCTCTCCAAGATGACATGGAGGCTCAAAGAACACTGTTGGAAAAGGGACTGACCCGTCTTCCCGCCTATCGACAATATGAGCGTCAGTTTGCAGCCTCAAAAGGGCAGCGCAAGTTCACTGAGAGTGAAATCACCCGGCTTGAAGCAGCGCTCCAGGAAATTTCCTCGAACCGGGCTGCGAAGGCGGCTGAAAAAAACCAAAGGATTGCAAGTGAGCTGACGGAGACAAAATCCAGGATCATCCAGGCGGTTGAAGAGCTCTCCTATCTGGAAGACGCATTTGAGCGTTCAGTAATTAAATCGCCGGTTGCGGGACAGGTGATCAATGTTGCGTATGATGCTCCCGGCAGCATCATACCTTCCGGCGGGCAGCTGATGGAGATTGTCCCTCCCGACCCCAAGGTGATCATTGAGGCTCATGTCGCCCCAAAGGATGTTGAAAACCTGCGTGCCGGGGGTACGGCGGTTCTGAACTTCCCGGGCCTCAGTCGCCGGGAAATGCCACGGATTACTGGACGGCTTACGTCTCTCAGTGACGACGTGATCGTCGACCCGAATGCAGGAAAGCCCTACTATCTTGCGCGTGTCGAAGTGCCTTTTGAGGATGAGCACGTGAGCCATGCTCTCGAGCTGGTGCGCCCGGGTATGCCAGTGGAGGTAACGCTTGTGACGAAATCAAGGACTCTTGCGGAATACCTGATTGAGCCAATTGCTGAGTCCTATTCGAAGGCTTTTGTAAGCAACTAA
- a CDS encoding ATP-binding cassette domain-containing protein encodes MLNNQKIMQRIGLEATFSREVLNYFVRYAFPLFAVSTVMGILFLASPIFMLQVYDRVLGSGNLGTLAFLAAIAIFCLGCMAVFDYLRARALFHLAAAMYQKFAPRVLEMSAAQAARSSQATIVGLREIDVIRNVASGFAVSTILDAPVVPLFLLAIFGASFQLGMVVLIGGIALFSIAILSDTLTRRAAGKSHSDEIRAFEFAEQTVGSADFFAATGRLDSISKTFSKIVYKQLSEQLKTHQVQTVASSSSKFIRLLIQVSILSVGAILVIQSEISAGAMIACSIISGRALAPIEQSIGAWNQIQSARQALSILGRLESFRIDDRPDFELPQPTGRVRLERLTCRLPNSPQPLFAGINMDIQPGQLVAVVGESGTGKSTLCRLLTGLMQPASGKVTIDDVDLRNWSDQQVQGMLGYLPQSVKLLHGTIAQNIASFDEAVTDEQIVAAAQLSGAHEMIAQLSKNYSTVIGANGIQLSGGQTQLVGLARALVLNPTVLVLDEPTAHLDHVSKQYFGAFLKRCVLMKKTVVLVTHDRQLAQACDVGLVLQPGGRFELKRNESMSLSKVAKGEEHNAHRAS; translated from the coding sequence ATGCTCAACAATCAGAAGATCATGCAGCGGATTGGACTCGAGGCGACGTTCAGCCGAGAGGTGCTGAACTATTTTGTCCGGTATGCGTTCCCTCTGTTTGCTGTCTCCACGGTGATGGGAATTTTGTTTCTCGCATCTCCGATTTTCATGCTGCAGGTCTATGACAGGGTTCTGGGATCCGGCAATCTCGGAACATTGGCATTCCTTGCCGCGATTGCCATATTCTGCCTCGGCTGCATGGCTGTGTTTGACTATTTGCGAGCGCGTGCCCTCTTTCATTTGGCTGCCGCGATGTACCAGAAATTTGCGCCGCGAGTTCTCGAGATGAGCGCAGCTCAAGCTGCCAGGTCATCTCAGGCAACGATTGTGGGGTTACGAGAAATAGATGTCATTCGAAATGTGGCATCCGGTTTCGCAGTCAGCACGATTTTGGATGCCCCGGTGGTGCCTCTTTTCCTCCTGGCTATTTTCGGAGCCAGTTTTCAGTTGGGCATGGTTGTTTTGATTGGCGGGATAGCTCTTTTCTCAATCGCTATCTTGTCGGACACCCTGACGCGTCGTGCGGCAGGAAAGTCACATTCAGATGAGATCCGCGCATTCGAATTCGCTGAACAGACTGTCGGGTCTGCTGATTTCTTCGCCGCAACGGGGCGTCTGGATTCGATCAGCAAGACGTTTAGCAAGATCGTTTACAAGCAACTTTCGGAACAGTTGAAAACGCATCAGGTTCAAACGGTAGCCAGTAGTTCTTCCAAATTCATTCGCTTGCTCATTCAGGTTTCAATTCTTAGCGTCGGTGCGATCCTTGTTATTCAAAGTGAAATCAGCGCTGGGGCAATGATCGCGTGCAGCATTATTTCCGGGCGCGCTCTGGCCCCGATTGAACAGTCCATTGGCGCTTGGAATCAAATTCAATCCGCCCGGCAAGCATTGTCCATTTTGGGGCGCTTGGAGTCTTTCCGAATTGATGACCGCCCGGATTTCGAGTTACCTCAGCCGACAGGTCGCGTTCGGCTGGAGCGCTTGACCTGTCGGCTTCCCAATTCGCCGCAGCCACTCTTTGCGGGCATCAATATGGATATTCAGCCAGGCCAGCTTGTTGCCGTTGTGGGGGAGAGCGGAACAGGTAAGTCGACGCTTTGTCGTTTGTTGACCGGCTTGATGCAGCCGGCCTCTGGCAAGGTGACGATTGATGACGTCGACTTGCGAAATTGGAGCGATCAGCAGGTACAGGGGATGCTCGGCTATCTGCCGCAATCTGTGAAGCTACTCCACGGTACAATCGCCCAGAATATCGCCAGTTTTGATGAAGCAGTCACAGACGAGCAAATTGTAGCGGCCGCGCAGCTGAGCGGCGCTCATGAGATGATTGCGCAGCTATCAAAAAACTATTCCACAGTAATCGGGGCTAACGGAATACAGCTTTCAGGTGGCCAGACCCAACTGGTTGGCTTGGCTCGTGCACTCGTTCTGAACCCGACCGTGCTGGTTCTGGATGAGCCAACGGCCCATCTCGATCACGTTTCTAAGCAGTATTTCGGCGCCTTTCTCAAGCGTTGCGTACTCATGAAAAAGACAGTTGTTCTCGTGACGCACGACCGCCAACTTGCCCAGGCTTGCGACGTGGGGCTTGTCCTTCAGCCGGGGGGGCGCTTCGAGCTGAAGAGGAACGAATCCATGTCTCTTTCAAAGGTCGCCAAAGGGGAGGAGCATAATGCGCACCGTGCCTCTTAG
- a CDS encoding DUF983 domain-containing protein, whose protein sequence is MTMTPPPSSRVALARALRLKCPSCGQGALYRAYLKPVDTCACCGAPLGQVPSEDGPAWLTVLMLAPFLVAVTFFVSMSSLPLWISLPGAALAVTGLVMLALPRVKAGWIAVLWSMGKVGASQE, encoded by the coding sequence ATGACGATGACCCCGCCGCCCTCAAGCCGTGTTGCGCTCGCCCGGGCGCTGCGCCTGAAATGTCCATCATGCGGGCAGGGCGCCCTTTACCGGGCCTATCTGAAACCTGTGGATACCTGCGCGTGTTGCGGCGCGCCTCTGGGCCAGGTGCCATCGGAGGATGGCCCGGCATGGCTGACCGTGCTGATGCTGGCGCCTTTCCTGGTGGCCGTGACGTTCTTCGTTTCCATGTCCAGCCTGCCACTCTGGATCAGCCTGCCGGGCGCGGCCCTTGCCGTTACAGGATTGGTCATGCTGGCCCTGCCACGCGTCAAAGCCGGCTGGATCGCCGTGCTCTGGTCAATGGGCAAGGTGGGGGCAAGCCAGGAATAG